Proteins from one Ricinus communis isolate WT05 ecotype wild-type chromosome 9, ASM1957865v1, whole genome shotgun sequence genomic window:
- the LOC8277662 gene encoding uncharacterized protein LOC8277662 isoform X2 — translation MAAAWARQAANLARISSPKLASSSSSTSQASSLIHRRGLAGGGDHHGPPKVNFWEDPMSPSKWKEEHFVIISLTGWGLLFYGGYKFFTGGKKDKEEVGDAAH, via the exons ATGGCGGCGGCATGGGCTCGTCAAGCCGCGAATCTTGCTCGGATTTCTTCTCCAAAACtggcttcttcttcctcttcaacTTCTCAAGCATCTTCTCTCATTCACCGCCGTGGACTAGCCGGTGGTGGCG ATCATCATGGACCTCCCAAGGTGAATTTTTGGGAGGACCCAATGAGCCCATCTAAATGGAAAGAAGAGCAT TTTGTGATTATCTCTTTAACTGGGTGGGGATTACTCTTCTATGGAGGTTACAAGTTCTTTACTGGAGGCAAAAAAGACAAGGAAGAG GTTGGAGATGCAGCACACTAG
- the LOC8277662 gene encoding uncharacterized protein LOC8277662 isoform X1 produces MAAAWARQAANLARISSPKLASSSSSTSQASSLIHRRGLAGGGDHHGPPKVNFWEDPMSPSKWKEEHFVIISLTGWGLLFYGGYKFFTGGKKDKEEKVGDAAH; encoded by the exons ATGGCGGCGGCATGGGCTCGTCAAGCCGCGAATCTTGCTCGGATTTCTTCTCCAAAACtggcttcttcttcctcttcaacTTCTCAAGCATCTTCTCTCATTCACCGCCGTGGACTAGCCGGTGGTGGCG ATCATCATGGACCTCCCAAGGTGAATTTTTGGGAGGACCCAATGAGCCCATCTAAATGGAAAGAAGAGCAT TTTGTGATTATCTCTTTAACTGGGTGGGGATTACTCTTCTATGGAGGTTACAAGTTCTTTACTGGAGGCAAAAAAGACAAGGAAGAG AAGGTTGGAGATGCAGCACACTAG
- the LOC125371174 gene encoding NADH-ubiquinone oxidoreductase chain 1-like has translation MGVNAFSSYHLCIWYLCFMGLGCVPENNPVQSQQRCLAPFGDVIYFKDIDTVQTLADGLKLILKEPISPSSANFSLFRSNSPVATFMLSLVAWAIVPFDYGLVLSDPNIGLLYLFSISLLGVYGIIIASRLSN, from the exons ATGGGGGTTAATGCTTTTAGCAGTTATCACCTCTGCATTTGGTACCTGTGTTTCATGGGTTTGGGATGTGTACcggaaaataacccggtacaATCACAGCAGCGATGCTTAGCTCCATTCGGGG ATGTCATCTACTTTAAGGATATAGATACAGTACAAACTTTAGCAGATGGTTTGAAACTGATTCTAAAAGAACCTATTTCACCAAGTAGTGCTAATTTCTCCCTTTTCAGATCCAACAGTCCAGTGGCTACATTTATGTTAAGTCTGGTTGCATGGGCCATTGTACCTTTTGATTATGGTTTGGTATTGTCAGATCCTAACATAGGGCTACTTTATTTGTTTTCCATATCTTTGCTAGGTGTTTATGGAATTATTATAGCAAGTCGGCTTAGTAATTAG
- the LOC8277665 gene encoding uncharacterized protein LOC8277665 — protein sequence MNILSNLAKLAIDSTFNDSLKGLTGQKKLYKTVQERLKYPPASLPLSNCNKPEDAKLEEEMRKKIEDMLEDMAKLKQQNETSARCVEEKEPLRRGPNEGSKKLGVLGPEKKRIFIRSRL from the exons ATGAATATCCTATCAAACCTCGCCAAATTGGCTATCGATTCTACCTTCAACGACTCTCTCAAAGGCTTAACTG GTCAGAAGAAACTTTATAAGACTGTGCAAGAGAGATTGAAGTATCCACCAGCTTCACTCCCCTTAAGTAACTGTAATAAACCTGAAGATGCAAAATTAGAAGAGGAGATGcggaaaaaaatagaagataTGCTAGAAGATATGGCCAAGTTAAAGCAGCAAAATGAGACATCAGCCAGATGCGTAGAGGAAAAGGAGCCTCTGAGAAGGGGACCAAATGAAGGCAGCAAGAAGTTGGGTGTTCTGGGACCTGAGAAGAAGAGAATTTTTATTCGGTCGCGGCTGTAA